DNA from Lactobacillus johnsonii:
TACTGGCAGACCAAATCTCTTTTCTAATTCAGGCACGATCTTAAAGTTATGAATATAAGGTAGAGCACTTGCCCCTTCAATCACTCCAGTAGCTTTATTAACAGCACCGGGGGAAGAGATAGCTACACCCTCAATTTTATGATTAGCTTTTATTTCATTAACTGCATCACTTAATTCCTCATAAAAAGTATCTAAATTATCTGGTGTATCAATCGTAAATATCAGTTTTAATTTTTGATTTATCCAAGTAGCGATTTTAATAGTTGTGCCGCCAATATCAATTGCAATTAAGTTCATTAGTATTACCTCTCTTTTTATCTTTCATGTTAATCATCAAAGTAAGCGCTGTCAATAAGTATATATTTTTTATGAAGTGTAACTAATATTAAATGCTTTGCTATAATTGAAAGTAATTGATATAAAGGGGAAAAGACATGAATACACCATCGTCCAGACAAGGAAATTTAACTAGATATATTGTTTATTTGGTCTTGTATCTAATTGTAATTGGAGTTAAAAAATTAGCTCTGTTAAATGATCATGTAAATAAAATTGGGTACTTTTTTTTCTTACTTTGTGCCTTGTTTACTTTATATTTTTATATTCGTCAATTTAATCGAGAACAACGATTTTTTGAAAAAAAGCCCACAATGCCTTTATTAGCAGATTATGGATTTATAGTTGGTGTATCTATTCTGGTGATTTTAGGACGCGTTTTTGTTTCCTATCTTCAAACCAAGGGGAGCATTCCTTTAATGTCTTTTCAAGTGATCTATCAAAAGGCTGAATGTAATCTTTTATTTTGGTTTCTCATATTTTCTACTGGTCTTTTGCTACCAGCGATGCAAGTATATTTAACAACAGGCTTTTTCTTTAATTATGGGTTTAGAGCCCAGAATATGGCTAGCGGAATAGCGGGAATTATTTGCTCAGGCTTTTTCTATGGAATACTTAATTTTCAAGCTTCATTTAGTTTGTTTATTCTCAATAGTCTTTACGGGATGCTTTTTGCTTGGTCTTACTTATATTCACAAAGAATTGTGATGCCAATTTATTTAGCAATCCTAAATGGAATTTTTATGGTGATTTTAGCCTAACAAAAAAACGAGGAACTTCGTAAAGTTCCTCGTTTTTAATATAAGCGGATAGCGTGAATCGAACCCGCATCTTCAGCTTGGGAAGCTGACATTTTACCATTAAACTATACCCGCATAAGCAAAATGATTATATCATTTTGCTAACGATGTGGCAACTGATGCCTGTCTAAATTATATTCTGAACGATCAAGTAGAGAAGTAAAGTTTTGAAAGAGCCAACGACGTAATTCAGATGGCTTTAATACTAATGGCATTCTTTCATGGACTGGAAGAACAGTATCATTAGAAGCAGTAGTAACCATTGAAAAATCATCATCTTTATAAATGCCAGCAATTAGTGCCATCGGTTCATCTTTTGCAGTAAAAGATGAGTGCTCATGATAGGTTTTGTTATTTGAAGCAAGGTAAGTTTGCTTGCTGCTTTCCCAGAATTCATTAGCTAAAATAATACAACGCTGACGAGCAAATGAATCATCCCACATTGATGGCTTTTCTTCATAAAAACGCTCTACCCGAGCATTATAAATTACTCGATTCTTTTTAAATGGACTAGGATAGCCCCATTTCTTTTCGACTAACTTTAGTTCGTCATCGCTATATAGCATAACTAAAGATGGAGATTTAGGATAAATTTGAGTAACAGATTCAAATTTGTCTTCAATGTTTTTTGGTACAACTAGCGGTAATTTTAAATCAGTTTTTTAGATATGTCTTAATTTCTTTAAGCGACGGCATTTCATAATGACTACACATCCGTATTTATCCTTTCTTTATATAATTTTTCTCTCAATTTAATTTTAGCAAGTTTTAGGTAAGTTTAAACAAATAAGGTTTTTTGCTAGAATTGGAGGTAAAGCTAAAGATTACAGATATATTGGAGAAAAAATATGACAAAGGAAATTTTATTAACTGGAGACAGACCAACCGGAAAGCTTCATATTGGTCACTATATTGGCTCCTTAAAAAACCGTGTAAAATTACAAAATGAAGGTAAATATGAGCCTTATATTATGATTGCCGATACTCAAGCATTAACTGATAATGCTAGAGATCCTGAAAAAATTAAGAATAGCTTAATTCAAGTAGCTTTGGACTACTTAGCTGTTGGACTAGATCCTGAAAAGTCTACTATCTATGTGCAATCACAAATCCCTGCTCTTTTTGAATTAACTGCTTATTACATGGATTTGGTAACAGTTGCACGTCTAGAAAGAAATCCAACTGTTAAAACTGAAATTAAGCAAAAGAACTTTAAGGATTCAATTCCAGTTGGTTTTTTAAACTACCCAGTTTCTCAAGCAGCAGATATTACTGCTTTTAAAGCAACAGTAATCCCAGTTGGGGATGATCAAGAACCAATGCTTGAGCAAACTAGAGAAATTGTTCGTACTTTTAATAGAGTTTATAACACTGATATTTTAGTTGAACCAAAGGGTTACTTCCCACCCAAGGGACAAGGTAGACTTCCAGGTTTAGATGGAAATGCAAAAATGTCTAAATCACTTGGAAATGCAATTTACTTGTCTGATGATGCAAAGACTGTACAAAAGAAAGTTATGTCAATGTACACAGATCCAAACCATATTCATGTTGAAGATCCTGGTCAAGTAGAGGGTAATACTGTCTTTACTTATCTTGATGTTTTTGCACCAGATAAAGATAAGGTGGCTGAACTTAAGGAACAATATCAAAAAGGTGGCTTAGGGGACGTTAAAATTAAGCGCTATTTGAACAAGGTTCTTGAAGAAGAACTTGGGCCAATTAGAGAGCGTCGAGAGAAGTTTGCTCAAGATCCAGATGCTGTATACGAAATGTTACTAGAGGGATCAAAGAAGGCAAATGAAGTTGCTAACCAAACTTTACAAGAAGTTAGAGAAGCAATTGGTTTAAATTATTTTGATAGATTAAATAAATAATTTAAAGAGGGTAAGACTGATGACGAGAGACAGGATTCCGTGGAAGCAATATTTTATGATGCAGGCGTTAGTTATTGCACAGCGCTCAACTTGTGATCGTGCCCTAGTGGGAAGTGTGCTAGTTAAGGATGACCGGATGATTTCCACTGGCTATAATGGAAGTGTTTCTGGACAGCCTCATTGTGATGACGTTGGGCATTTAATGGTTGATGGACACTGTGTTAGAACTATTCACTCGGAAATGAATGCCTTAATTCAGTGTGCTAAAAACGGCATTTCAACTGAAGGTACTGAAATCTATGTGACTTATTTTCCTTGCTTTAATTGCAGCAAGTGCTTAGTTCAGGCCGGTATTAAGAAAATTAACTATTATTATGATTATCATGATAATCCGTTAGCACTCAAATTATTACGTGAAAAGGGTGTGGCGATTGAGCAAGTAACGCTAGATCATAAATATGTTCAAAGCTTAGCTGACAGGTTAGAGAAGGCGGATAATGAAAAATAAGTTTATCAGTTTTGGACTACTTCTAATTTCTTTTTTACTATTTACTGCTAGTACAGCTTTTTTTGTTAGTGATCCGCAAAATTTATTTAATAACCAAACTAAAGAGTTAGTAACTCAAAAAAATAAAGAGTATCAAAAAACAAAAAATAAACCTGAGATTCGGCTTTTAAGTCTAAAAAATAGTAATGATATAAATAAAATTAGGCCGATGAAAAATCAGGTAATTATTGTAGCTGCATTACAAAATAAAAGAAAAAATGTTCAAATTCTTGTTGGTAAAAATTACCAAGATGTTTTGACACAAAATAAGTGTAGCAACATTATTCGATATGCAGGCGATAAATTAAGAAGTGAGAAAAAAGCAAGCTTCAACTCAGGAATTCGATTAGTTTTTAATGCCTGTGCAACTTTAATTGCCCAAAAAGATAAGTTATCTTATGATAAAAATTCTTTGACGCAAGAAGAGTTACAAAAAATTGATCATCCACAAAGTGTAAGTTTAGTTTGGGGATTAGTGATTGCAGCTTTAATTAGTTTTGGATTAGTTTTATTCAAAAGCACGCGAAAGCCACATTAGGGCTTGACTAAAAGCTAGTTAGCCGTTAAAGTATCAATAGAAATTAAATATTAGAGCAAATAAACTGTTAGGTGAGACTCCTACGTGAACACATGCTGTCGCCCAGCAACATCCAGAGATGCCAACGGGTCAAACAGGGATCGTCGATATAAGGCCCTCCCCAGCCAGCTAGTTATATTTTTATAACCTTACGTCACGTAGTGTTAAAACTGAACGACGAGTATAAAAATCGCTTGGATTTAAGCCGATGCAGTTTTTGCATCGGCTTTTTGTTTGTTTGCTAGGTTCTTAAGAAAGGATGTTGAAGATGTTAAAAATCAACACTTCCGGCAAAAGACATACTACAGACACCAAGCTGGTGCGCCGGATTGCATGCGAAGATAAATTTGCAACACTGCAACGATTAAAAACCTCAATTAGTGGCCTTCAAACTAAAGATGCGAGGCAACGCTTAGCAAAAAATGGTCCTAACGAAATTGTAAATAAACCTAAAAATACTAGACTTCAATTTTTATGTGAAGCATTCATGACGCCTTTTACAAGTATTCTTTTGGGCTTAGCAATTGTATCTATTATGCTTAACTATAAATTAAAGGTTCATAATTTAGATACACCTGTTTTAATTATTTTAGTTTTAGCTATTTCTGGAATGTTAAGTTTCATTCAAAATATCAAAATTAGAGCGGCTATTCAAAATTTACTACATAAAATATCACCCACTACTAAAGTTATGCGCGACTGCATGCCACAAGAGTTGGCAACTAAAGAGTTAGTTGCTGGGGATATTATCTTGTTACAAGCTGGAGAAGTGGTTCCGGCAGATGTAAGAATTTTAAAGAATAATAATATAATTTGTTCAGCCGATTTCTTTATGGATGAAGATAATCCAGTATATAAGAGTGAAATTACTTCTTTAGGTCAGAGAAACAATCATGGTTATGTAGACTATTCCAATATTTTATACGCAGGTACCAGAATTATCTCTGGTTCTGGAGTTGGAGTAGTATTTGCGACTGGAAAAGAGACTATTTTTGGAAAATTAGTTCAAAATATTTCCAAGATGGAATTAAAGAAGCACGTGTTTAATTTAGATACCAGAAATTTAACAAGAGTATTTTTAATTCTAGCTGCAGTTATTGTTCCTTTGTTTTTAGTAATTAGTAGTATGATGCATGGCAACTGGGAAAATACTTTAGTATTTGCTCTTGCAGTAGTTGTCGGATTAACCTCTGATGCAGTTCCTATTTCTATCACTAGCCAATTACTAAAAAATTCAATTCACCATCCGAGTAATAGCATGGTAATGAAAAAACAAAATCAATCTAACTAGGAATTTCTAAAAAAGAAATTCCTTTTTTGGTACACAAATTTATATAGGCATGCTATGTTATACTAGCAGTTAAAAGACTTATGAGAGGAAGAATAAAGATGGCTGAAAAGAAAACTTTCTATATTACTACACCTATTTACTATCCATCTGGAAAATTAACTATCGGTAATGCATACACTACTATTGCTGCTGATACCATGACTCGTTATAAAAAATCTTGCGGTTTTGATACATTCTTCTTAACTGGAACTGATGAACATGGACTTAAGATTGAGCAAAAAGCTGAAGCACAAGGAATTAAACCACAAGAATTTGTAGATAAAATGGCTGATTCCTATAAGGACCTATGGAAAATGTTAGACGTTTCCTATGATCGCTTCATTAGAACAACTGATGAAGATCACGTTAAAGCTGTACAAAAGATTTTTGAAAGATTATTAAAACAAGGAGATATTTAC
Protein-coding regions in this window:
- a CDS encoding CPBP family intramembrane metalloprotease; this translates as MNTPSSRQGNLTRYIVYLVLYLIVIGVKKLALLNDHVNKIGYFFFLLCALFTLYFYIRQFNREQRFFEKKPTMPLLADYGFIVGVSILVILGRVFVSYLQTKGSIPLMSFQVIYQKAECNLLFWFLIFSTGLLLPAMQVYLTTGFFFNYGFRAQNMASGIAGIICSGFFYGILNFQASFSLFILNSLYGMLFAWSYLYSQRIVMPIYLAILNGIFMVILA
- the trpS gene encoding tryptophan--tRNA ligase, coding for MTKEILLTGDRPTGKLHIGHYIGSLKNRVKLQNEGKYEPYIMIADTQALTDNARDPEKIKNSLIQVALDYLAVGLDPEKSTIYVQSQIPALFELTAYYMDLVTVARLERNPTVKTEIKQKNFKDSIPVGFLNYPVSQAADITAFKATVIPVGDDQEPMLEQTREIVRTFNRVYNTDILVEPKGYFPPKGQGRLPGLDGNAKMSKSLGNAIYLSDDAKTVQKKVMSMYTDPNHIHVEDPGQVEGNTVFTYLDVFAPDKDKVAELKEQYQKGGLGDVKIKRYLNKVLEEELGPIRERREKFAQDPDAVYEMLLEGSKKANEVANQTLQEVREAIGLNYFDRLNK
- a CDS encoding deoxycytidylate deaminase; the encoded protein is MTRDRIPWKQYFMMQALVIAQRSTCDRALVGSVLVKDDRMISTGYNGSVSGQPHCDDVGHLMVDGHCVRTIHSEMNALIQCAKNGISTEGTEIYVTYFPCFNCSKCLVQAGIKKINYYYDYHDNPLALKLLREKGVAIEQVTLDHKYVQSLADRLEKADNEK
- a CDS encoding TPM domain-containing protein, translating into MKNKFISFGLLLISFLLFTASTAFFVSDPQNLFNNQTKELVTQKNKEYQKTKNKPEIRLLSLKNSNDINKIRPMKNQVIIVAALQNKRKNVQILVGKNYQDVLTQNKCSNIIRYAGDKLRSEKKASFNSGIRLVFNACATLIAQKDKLSYDKNSLTQEELQKIDHPQSVSLVWGLVIAALISFGLVLFKSTRKPH
- a CDS encoding cation-transporting P-type ATPase, which codes for MLKMLKINTSGKRHTTDTKLVRRIACEDKFATLQRLKTSISGLQTKDARQRLAKNGPNEIVNKPKNTRLQFLCEAFMTPFTSILLGLAIVSIMLNYKLKVHNLDTPVLIILVLAISGMLSFIQNIKIRAAIQNLLHKISPTTKVMRDCMPQELATKELVAGDIILLQAGEVVPADVRILKNNNIICSADFFMDEDNPVYKSEITSLGQRNNHGYVDYSNILYAGTRIISGSGVGVVFATGKETIFGKLVQNISKMELKKHVFNLDTRNLTRVFLILAAVIVPLFLVISSMMHGNWENTLVFALAVVVGLTSDAVPISITSQLLKNSIHHPSNSMVMKKQNQSN